TACAGAGGAATCTGCTTCCAACAAATGGATGACATCCACTTTCCATGAGAATGGAAATGTTCCTCCACTAATGTGGAAGAAATGATATGTATCATATTTCTAACAGACACACTTTTCTAAGAAACAGCGCCACTATGTTAATTCATAAATACTCtatgaggaggaggaacatCATGAATCCTCATTTTGACTTTTGATCTATCGTATAGAGCAACTACACATCAGGCTGCTCTGAAAATGTTATGACAGGACCAGCTTCATATCATGCGATTTTTTTTGCATCAGCCCAGGTGTGTATTGCACCCACAGAGTTAAAACAAATGCCCACAGTTTTAATAAAATCTATACTATGTCCAGCATTAAGCTTATTAGTCATTGGCATCCATATTGGCGAGGTAGCGTggttagcatattagcattaGCAGAGTCCTATGGCTTTCTTTGGGTCTCCCATAATGTCTCCATAGACATATTTGAAGGAGTCGATGAACAGCTGGGTCCACTGCTGCCTGTCCGCTCCCTGGGCGAGTTTGGCTCTCTGGGCTGTGTAGGCCATGGTTGCCACGCCAACCCCGTACTGCTGCTCGCTCAGGCCATTCAGCAGGTTGGCTACACCCTCCAAAGAGGTGGGGACCAGTGAGGGGCTGCCTTCCTCGGCCAGTGGCTTCCAGGGGGGAGGGGCTTGCCCcacagagataccccctccTGCAACAAGTGGGCGGAATAACATTGTGGGCGGGGTCCCACAGAAACGACGCATCAACACAGCCAACTAAGATGCCGGACGTACGCCGAGTTGCACAAAAAGGCATGTTTGGTCTTGTCTGCTGGTTTTTTACAGCCACATATATTAATGGTTCTATAGCAAAAGAGTAACTACAGAACAGACATTGATCTCAGCTGAAGCCATAATGCATCTAAACCTTTACACAGATTAAAGGCGTCAGTATGCTTCAAACGTATGGACACATATAAAGCTTGATTTATACTTCTGTGCTGAATCAACACAGTTGTTACAACGTAGCCAAGCATGCACCTCCCTAGAAATGTAACTGCACGTCGTGGAGACACAGACCATAACAGCTGTGATTGATCCGCTTGGTCGCCTCGTACCAGTTTGTACATGTCTCTCAGTCACCAGAcgaacacagaaaacacacccTTTCACCTGCCTTGTCAGTTCAATGGTATATACACACCATCTTCTCCCAcgtcctctctcttttctgcagtaaaagtaACTGTTGTTCAACATTTATTAGATCTTCTCCAACTACAACTCAAAACAGTGGCATAGAAACCCCAACGCTCACTAATGCACACAACAGCGTAGGCCACTTGCGTAGGCTACGTCATATCGTCATGTCGATCCTATGCAGAGGTATAAACCAAGCttagaaacaaaaatgtttttccctgccatcacagagagagatgagacaaGGTGAATCATCCATCTTGTTGGCTGTGCACACAAAAAAGCGGTGAAAAAGGTTGTGTGAAGCATGTAAAACCAGAGCTTGAGAGAGAAAACTTGCATACTCTCTCACCTCCACATACCTGACCAAATGCCACGTGAAGTGAGCATGCTTGTCAGATTGTCTATTTCATTGTCCCAAATTCTGACGTTGAGCAGATGTTCACAATGATTGACAATCCAACACATTGTTTAAAGGATACTGACACCTTAATAATGCTGGTTATCCAAGCTTAGCCAAGGTTGATGCAACGCCTATAAACTTTGACGAGGACACAAAGAAAGCCAAAGCTTGTCTAATGCATAATGTTTCAAAATCTTACCTGATTTACATGGGAGATCAGGGCATACAATGATAGGTtctgaaaacagagacaaagacaaaaggtgagagaaaagcatcaaaaaccaaaacaacttcTCACAGCCAATCTGAACATAATGTGTGTTTCTTCAAAGAGTGTACCTGGGCAGAGCACAGTCTCAATCTTATCAATGAACTCCTCGGCCACCAGGTCTGCAAAGCGTCTCATGCCCAGCACCCTATTATCCCTCTGGCAGGCGATGCTCTTCAGACTCTCATTCTCCTCGATCTGGTCAAACATGTCTCCAATACCGATGGCACTCACATCAACACTGGCATCACTGCTCACATGCACCATAAGATACAAATACAAGCAATGAGATATaagtttttatctttttatccgCAATTGTTAATTCCATCCaaccattatctatactgcttatctgcggggctggagcctatccccAGCTGATATTGGGTGAGGaacagggtacaccctggacagattattagtccatcacagggccaattGCTAATTCTAAATCCCAAAATATACGGCCCCAGGCACCTGCAGAGGACGGTGAGCAGAGAGTCGTCGTCTCTAGGGTCAAAGCGTCCATCAGTGATCACAACTACGGTGACGTTAGCTTTGGCTCTGCGGCTGTCCCTGATCAGGTTGTCATATGCGTACTTCAGAGCAGATGGAGTCCACGTTCCTCCAGCAATCCACTCCAAGCGCTTCACTGCGTCCTGAATAGTGGAGAAGGCAGCATGAGAGTGATGAGCAGTTCTACATGATATGGTGTGCGTACCGAGAGTGAGCACAGAGGAGGGCAATGCATGTAACAACAGAGGAGATTCTAATCTTTACCAAAATAAGTAGCAATCGACAGCTAACGGTAACCACCATTCTAGAGTATCTGATCCATTcgtttgtttttcaaaagataaatgtttctgtgtggtgCTCTCAGTGGAAGTGTATTAGTTATTAGCATCCATTAAAATACTAATGGTAAATTAGCATGGTTAGCATATTAACTTTAGCATAGTTCTAACTTCACAGCTAGCATACATGCTCCTTCAGGTAGTTTCCAGTTTCTAAGTGTTAAAAATGGCCACCTTGTGTTATGAGTCATGTGAATAAATATGAGGGCATCCTCTCAAAATACACTGTcagcagaaaaaagtaaaatataacataaattACCAAATCTAACGGAAAAGGATTTGAGCTACCCTAAAGAGCTAATGTCAGTGTCACAAACACATATCTGGGCAAACTAACTTAAGaattcccatgaaaagaccCAAGCTCACAAAGTGTTTGCCTCTAAACACTATAGCCTGCCCTGTCTGCTGCACTGAGCCTCAGTCCCtttggttcctactgaagacataaatctttaaagaCAGGTAACAAATAATTAgtttaattttcaaaaattaAACTAATTAGCAAAAACATTTGGGCACTGTCATTTCTAATAAATGTTTCTCTTGATGGGAAGTCGCAAAttcttttgattatttattgtcCTTTAAAGTGGATCTACCATTTGTTCATCCCAGATTATATGTTTCGGTAAATGTTAGATATGCAGTGAGACATGTTCACATATGTTACTGTGATGACTTCCATCTGCCCCATGTGCAGACAGCACATGTGATCTGATCAGACTTGATTAATTATGAAGCATCTGGccaaaagagacaaaagaacaGTCTGTGCTAAACCCTAAAAATAAACTTCAAAGCTGTTTGCCTAAgtttgtgtctgcttgtgtgtgagaCCTTGAAAGCAGACAGTGAGTCGATCTTGGGATCATCGAGACGGATAGCCTGGAACGTTCCACTGTGACTGTACTGGACAACTCCCACTCTTGTGCCTGGGAACACAGCAGCCATGTTTATACATATTTAAACTGGCAGCCATTTTGAGACTGATCATACTCTAATGGCGGAGGCAAGGAACTTTGTGCATGATCATATGTGCTTGTTCACCTGTCTCTGATTGGGGGTCTTTGGCAAGGGATCCCAGTCTGTTGATGGTATTGATGACAAAGTTCTTCTCCAGGGTGAAGTTGGTGAGACCCACTGACTCTGAGCTGTCAATAACAAACACAATGTCCAGGGCTCCGCAGCGTTTCTCGCAGtctgcagacaaaaacacagactgtaatGATCTGGCAGCTCATCAGAGTGCATTTGGATCACAAATGGCAAAAGGATGCTGGCTAAACTCACCACAGCAGCCACACGTCTCCCTGATGTAGGTCATGACATCACAttcctgaaagaaaaaaacaaaacacatcattatGTCCACTGAAtccactgtgtgtttctgttgatgtGCTGGTGATAAAACAGCAGTTAGAAGGGATGTTCTTACAGTGAGGCCGGGATCTCCCTCAGGGCCTGGATCtccctgtggagaaaaagaatACACAAAATCACATCCTGTCTCTCTGATTTTGTCCAGTTTGTGATTGCTAGCAGAACATACTAATGATTATACaagtaaacacataaacagatcAGCTATAAGTTGGCTTTTCCTGACTGGGTGCAACTGGGTTTTTGACAGTCTGTGCTATATCAGAGAGCAAGTTTCATGTACTTACGTCACGCCCAATCTCTCCTCTTGGTCCTCTTGAGCCAGGTTCACCCATAGGCCCTGGTTCACCCTATTATAAGCAAAGAAATCataagaaatataaatatacacacaaactttTCCTTCAGTGATAGCACACATCCAATTATGAGCAGTTACATACTGGATCTCCTGGAGTTCCTTTATTTCCAGGCTCGCCTTTTTGACCACAGTCTCCCCTGCTGCCACGAGGTCCAGGATTacccttttctcctctctcaccctgcAGAAGAGTGGAGGAAAGTGTCATCAGCCAAGTGTTTCACTGCAACTGGCAAATGTAAGGCAACAAAGTGAATGTGTATGTTACCGATGGTCCTCTTGGTCCAGGATAGTTAAAGCCAGGTCTTCCAGGGTCTCCCTGAatagagacaaaataaacagtcaAGACAAAGAAATGCAGCTCCAGAGCTGAGAACAGTCCAGGAAAGACGCTGTCACACATACAAACTGATACTCACCTTTGGTCCAATTGGTCCGGGTTCTCCTCTCGGCCCAGCATCACCAGGGTCACCTCTGCTACCCTACGATACAAACATTGTTAAAGCAAGCTTGATGACGCTCTTTTTGAGAAGGTGCCCAAATGTTACTTACATTTCTCCCAGGCTCTCCTGGTGTCCCTGCTGGTCCTCTGGGGCCTGGCAGACCATTGTCTCCCTGTTCAGAAGAATGAGAGAGTGTTGAAAACAGGTGCAGTGGATTGGGGTGAACCTCAAGTTGAGGATGTCCATACAGATTAGAGAGATAATTTTACAGTTCTTCTTACCTTTGCACCTTTGGCTCCTGATTCACCCGAAAGTCCTCTTGGGCCCTCTGGCCCCATCTcaccctgaaacacacagtaaaatcaGCAATGAGCCCCCTAGTGATGGAATAATGTGTCTCAATGAAACACACCTAAAGAGAAATAATTTAAGCCTACATAACATTTTCACAATGCGGTAATATTTCACACTTGTGCAACTGTGTACATGAAATCATACCTTTTCACCTTTAGTTCCATCTGGACCTTGAGCCCCCTTTGGCCCATAATCCCCTCTTCTCCCCTAGAACAAAACAATTATTAGAATAGCATCAGGCAACACcatgacagagaaagacagaagaagggGTCAGGGGTGAATCAGGTGTTCTTACCGGCTCTCCTATGCGTCCTGGACCTCCAGGAGTTCCCTAAGAAACACAGCATACAGGTGAGTCACTTGATGCAcgtgtatgtgtttgaatgtattcctgtctgtctgtgcagtctTACTGGGTTTCCTTTCTGTCCAGGGATGCCAGGTGATCCAggacttcctctctctccctgcagatGAAATACCAGAAGTTAGCCTTTTACCTCCAACACTTTGACCATATAATATGACCTCTGGCCTGTAACTCTGTCCCAAGAGGGAGGCCTGGTTTACCTTTGGTCCAGGCTCTCCAGACGGGCCAGGGGGACCAGGTCTACCAGGGCGTCCAGGATCTCCCTGAagacaggacacaaacacaggtcaTTTAACCATAAGTTGGATGAATGATAATTGTGTTTTACGTGAAGATGAGGTCATTTACCTTATCTCCATCAGTTCCAGGAAGACCACGTTCACCAACATCTCCGGGGTGACCATCGGGACCCTGCAAACCATCATAAACACCATGAATAGGCCATAATATAACATGTATGGGTGTACCATTGATGCTAAATTGTGTTCTGTGTCATACTCTGTCGCCTGGGTCTCCTTTGCAGCCAGGAGCACCAATCCGTCCAATTTTACCCTAAAAGGAAGAATACAAAGGACAAGAATTACATTATGAATAATCCAAAGCTCAAAACTAGAGCATCAAAAGCTGGACAtcaaaattcagtgttttgtagTTCCTAccttctgtccatctgtcccgTTGCGTCCTGGGATGCCGGCCACACCctaacaacaaagaaaagagataaTTAGAGGCAAAAGACCAATCACATTCCAGGATGAGGGATAATTGAAAGACTGGGTTTGATAAAAGAAATCAGAAGTTAAAAAAATGACCTACCTTCTTCCCTTGAGCTCCCATCTCTCCCTGTGAGACAGAAGATCAACAGTCATTTCATGGACAATGAATCAGTGCGTATCCAGTTACAGGTTCACATGTCATGTCAGATTTTCTTACCATTCATCTAAAAACCCAGTAATTCATTCAAAATCTCAGCTGCTAAGACACTTGATGACATTGAtccaaacaaatgcaaatgaatcCCTCACCTTCTCGCCTTTAAGACCTGGTTCTCCctataaagaggaaaaaaacgaaaagaaaaaacatttatcacaATGTAATCACAAATAAGGTAAATGTTGCGTGCACTGCAGTGAATGGTGGGCAGGTCGAAGTATTGCGTCTTACTTTGATACCAGGCTGACCGATGGGACCCTCAATACCCGGGTCTCCTGGGCGacctctttctcctttctgaCCTGGTTCGCCGTTGTCACCTTTAGCTCCCTGCAATCAATGAgttaaaaggagaaaatgtcTGTGAAGATGAAAGTGACTCATAGAAATattgtgagtatgtgtgtgtgtgtgtgtgtgtcaaactcACCTTTTGTCCTCTGTGGCCTTTTGGACCGTGAGGCCCTGGTGTCTCCAAGCATGATACTTTGTAGCACTGTGTATATAAGAAATGAAGTGAATGAAGTTAATGATGATACAGTTTGAAACAgtaattttcatatttctgaCTGTTCTGTGCACCATCTTACCTCTACATACGCCAAATGTTGCTGTGAAGACAAAGGAGACAAGGTGTGAACACAAGAGGCACTGATCACgtttcatgtttctctgtgtgtccctgtgtgtgtatgtgtgtgtgtgtgtgcctgtgcgtTACCATCGTCTTAATGATGCGATCAATGGTGCTCGTCTGTATGGTGGCTCTGCCCTGACTCAGATCCACAGCCATGAAATCCCTCCTGTAGACTGTTGCTGGAGAGTTGGCGATCTCCCTCAGACCCGTCTCATCAACGTTCTTGGATGCTGCTACGACAAATATCCGGATGCCCTCATCACGAGCCCTCTCTGCTGCCACCTTGATGCCCCCACATGGGTTTCCAGTCACGTGGCCATCTGTGATGACCACGGCAAATCGGAGGGCCCTGGGGTCTGAGGCTGAGCGCAGCATTTTCTGGGTCATGTTGGTAAGGGCGCAGTCGATGTAGGTGCCTTTACCCAGGTACCTGATTCCTTTGACACCCTGGAAACGGTGACAAGTGTGAGTTGTCATCAAGGCAACCAAGTGTAAAAACATTATGTTATGTGCCGGACTATTTGTTGGCAGGGAGCAGCTGCCAGATGAGCAACATGTGAAGTTGTCAGGAAATTATTGTTTCCAGCCAGGAAACAGTCTGGCACAAAATACCTTGTAAATCACaatattgttgttttaacactttggtttttgtatggatAAATATATGTAATGTAACATGTTAATCAGTGGCAGcgctaagctaactgtttctctctgtttccaggcttggtgctaagctaagttaTCCAGCTGCTAACCGCCTTATTCTTAATGGACAGATCTGAGAGTGGAGCTGATCTTCTAATCTTATATTCTGGTAGAGAAAAggggtttttttccccaaaatgttgaaaaatcaAGCTctaatacatacatatatatagtcAGGGGCATTTTCCTATCAATGACATGGGCAAAACATTTAGTTTGAGGCAAAGTGTTTAATCACTATAATAGCAGTTAagacatttttgcctttatcTGTGCAATAAGGCAGGAGACTCCAGAGGAGACATACAATAAAGGTCCCTAGTTGGAATCAAATCAGGAACTTGTGGTTACATAGACTATGTGTCCATCATGCAGTTAccaacagctgtttttttctctgcagtgcaCTGTTAAAaaagtttctttatttttaagttgtgtgtgtgtctgtctgtgtgtgtgtgtgtgtgtgtgtgtgtgtgtgtgtgtgtgtgtgtgtgtgtgtgtgtgtgtcatttttgcCCCAGGACTTGGTTGTCACTGTTGTTAAGTATGTagttaacaaaaacaaacaaacaacaaatttttAATCTGTATTCactggtgtgtgcatgtgtgtgtgtgtgtgtgtgtgtgtgtgtgtgtgtgtgtgtgtgtgtgtgatttgatgCGTCACTCACAGTGATAAAATCGGCCTTGGATCCGATGCGGCTGAACTCCTGCTGTGTCTGGGAGAAATGCAGTCCACCAATGTTCCAGTTGATCCGCACAGCACCTCTGATTTCAGCATCCTCTAAACGCTGTGCAAACTCCGCAGTGAATTGctacaagaacaaaacacaacacattataTAACACGGCACATACAGCCAGTTTGGTCGACTGTCATTTAGAAATGATGACACTGTAAAAACGGCTATTCAGTGTTGAGGTTGCAGACAAATGAGGGACCTTGATGCTGTCCACCAGCGATCCAGGGGGCGGCTCCTGCAGGGCGATGGTCTCAGATGTGTCTATGGTGAAGTACACATCTATGGGACAGTCATCCTTCTCTGGGGggaacacaaaaaaacaaatatgtaacCTCCATGGAAAACTTGAATGCATTTAAATCTTCAAGACAAAATGATCCATCCTGAAGCTGTGTTAACACGCTAACATGACATGTTACTGTGGCTGTGAAGCAACTACAGTTCAGTTTCATGGCACTCACTGATGCACTCTGTCGTCTGTCCGTGACTCAGGGCTCCAAAGAGAAGACAGAGTGCGATGACCTCTAAccccatcatcttcctcttctcctgtctgACACATAAAGGAACAACACATGGGCCTGAGCCAacaatctgtttgtttcttttcctctcaaaatGAATTGGGTATAGACAGAAggaatgaaaatgttaaagaaaaaatgtaacacaaagaatcaagaaaatggaaaaacattcaTGTGAAAATTTCAAAGCTTAAACCAAGAAACaaatttaaattgtgtttaaaaTAACCAGCACTGTAATAGCCTTTTACATTTAGTACAGTCTAATGAATATCCTAATCATAGGATACATACATCATTGATGTAGTGTTAAGTGATtcctaaaataacaaaataccTCATCTAGATTCTGCACCTGGTATCAGTTTAGGGGAATCATGTGAACAAATGTCTACTGACTGTTGCCAAGggaacaaaatggctgccacagTTATGTAATAGGTTTGAAGTCATCATATGAGTCGAACATGGCTcctcttttttgtgtttaatgacAGAAATGGCAACAACAGAAACTAGAATAAGTGACATGATGTCAACAGGCTGACTTTTGCTTGGTTATGGATGGTAACTAGGACACAGGTCTTAATACGCTGCCAAGCTACATATGTTCAGTCAGCTCCACTAAACCTACACAGACCTGAGTGTTCGATGGTCTCACTGTGAGACCTAATGAAACTTGTTAGGCCAAGGCTAAAAAATTGAATGAATTACCTTATCAAAATGAACcttaaaaaaatccaaatattgCTTTGGGTGACgacatgaaataaacagagtCTGGTTATATCTGGCAACTGAGAGCATGGCTGCTGAATGAACATTGTAAGACTTGCGTTTTGGCTTTAAACCACAGGATTTCACAAGGCCACAGTCTGCTGCCCTCCAGAGGATTTCCCTTCTCTCACGGTAAGCCTGAGTTCACAGGCCGTCATGGCTGAATTAACCCATAAGGAGTTCCTGGTGCACTGAgccatttttgtaatttggttAAACACAGACTTATATAGGAATATGCAACAAGTACATTTTGACCAGTCAGATAATCAAGAGTGACTCGCCTTAGACTGCTTATCATTTAAGTTGTGCATATTTCAAGACAAATTTGCAGTGAATAAAATTACCACAAACCAGCCAATGGCCACACACTGAATATGGGGCCTTCAGGCcatctgaacatctgaatgtCTGAGGCTTTCCTCAGCCTCAGCTCCAGATgacattcactcactcacactgacaCTAAAAGCAACATGTCAGCAAAGCCACAGGCTGGTTTAGTGTCTACGATTAACTCTGTATCTACTCCAGAGATTCAAACCCATTAAGTGTCCATCACTGGACCATACTCCAACTGATGCTCATTACAACCAAATGTTCTGTTTGCTGTGGCTCCCTCTAGCGGACAGACAGCTGTGATCTGCGGAGGAGTCGCTCTTGCAGATGTTCCTACTTCTCTCCCTATGTCCAGGCCAAGAGACTGATAGGAGTCCTCATAGCTTTTCAACACTGCACAGGTAAAATCTCATGCAAAAGCATAGAGAGATGAGAGCGCCACTGAGAGAACCCACACTCTCATTAGGTTTCCCTCATAAACAAGTAGTTTGAGGATATCTGAAGTTTGTTGGCACAGCACTTTGGTTTGTTTGAGAAAACACCATTATTTCAGAGAATGAGATTAAGTTTTAGGACATGCAAAgagtcacagagacagaaagacggGCAAAGATACACAGGCAGGACGGGCAGAGAACAGAGTATGGCACATCGTTCTGCGTAAAGGTCCCACATACCTAAACTCTTTCCAACAACTTCAAAACTTCGCTGGCGGCTGATCCTCAGTTGATTATCTCATCTCAGCAGGAGGGAAACCCGGGGAAGAAAGAGGGTATGGGATGAGAAAATGGGAAATAAAGCCTTGGATGCGCGTTTACTTCACGCAGAAGAGCCGTCCGCTCGTTCTCCCGTCCCGGTCCAGCCCCAGTAACAAGCTCTGATCCCTCCTCCTGTTCGCGGACGGCGCACCCCAGTGCCCACTGCTGTCCGCTTGGAGGCGCCGTGGCTCCGCAGGAATCCGTGCTTGCGCGCGCGCGTGCACCAAGGGGCCTATTGTCTTGGTATAACTGCCATACAGCAGTAAAAGAGAATGCCAATGCGCAGCTGGAGTTTTGAACTGATCCCCCCTCGAAGACGCCTTAAA
The DNA window shown above is from Lates calcarifer isolate ASB-BC8 linkage group LG4, TLL_Latcal_v3, whole genome shotgun sequence and carries:
- the col6a2 gene encoding collagen alpha-2(VI) chain isoform X2 yields the protein MMGLEVIALCLLFGALSHGQTTECIKKDDCPIDVYFTIDTSETIALQEPPPGSLVDSIKQFTAEFAQRLEDAEIRGAVRINWNIGGLHFSQTQQEFSRIGSKADFITGVKGIRYLGKGTYIDCALTNMTQKMLRSASDPRALRFAVVITDGHVTGNPCGGIKVAAERARDEGIRIFVVAASKNVDETGLREIANSPATVYRRDFMAVDLSQGRATIQTSTIDRIIKTMQHLAYVECYKVSCLETPGPHGPKGHRGQKGAKGDNGEPGQKGERGRPGDPGIEGPIGQPGIKGEPGLKGEKGEMGAQGKKGVAGIPGRNGTDGQKGKIGRIGAPGCKGDPGDRGPDGHPGDVGERGLPGTDGDKGDPGRPGRPGPPGPSGEPGPKGERGSPGSPGIPGQKGNPGTPGGPGRIGEPGRRGDYGPKGAQGPDGTKGEKGEMGPEGPRGLSGESGAKGAKGDNGLPGPRGPAGTPGEPGRNGSRGDPGDAGPRGEPGPIGPKGDPGRPGFNYPGPRGPSGERGEKGNPGPRGSRGDCGQKGEPGNKGTPGDPGEPGPMGEPGSRGPRGEIGRDGDPGPEGDPGLTECDVMTYIRETCGCCDCEKRCGALDIVFVIDSSESVGLTNFTLEKNFVINTINRLGSLAKDPQSETGTRVGVVQYSHSGTFQAIRLDDPKIDSLSAFKDAVKRLEWIAGGTWTPSALKYAYDNLIRDSRRAKANVTVVVITDGRFDPRDDDSLLTVLCSDASVDVSAIGIGDMFDQIEENESLKSIACQRDNRVLGMRRFADLVAEEFIDKIETVLCPEPIIVCPDLPCKSGGGISVGQAPPPWKPLAEEGSPSLVPTSLEGVANLLNGLSEQQYGVGVATMAYTAQRAKLAQGADRQQWTQLFIDSFKYVYGDIMGDPKKAIGLC
- the col6a2 gene encoding collagen alpha-2(VI) chain isoform X1, translating into MMGLEVIALCLLFGALSHGQTTECIKKDDCPIDVYFTIDTSETIALQEPPPGSLVDSIKQFTAEFAQRLEDAEIRGAVRINWNIGGLHFSQTQQEFSRIGSKADFITGVKGIRYLGKGTYIDCALTNMTQKMLRSASDPRALRFAVVITDGHVTGNPCGGIKVAAERARDEGIRIFVVAASKNVDETGLREIANSPATVYRRDFMAVDLSQGRATIQTSTIDRIIKTMQHLAYVECYKVSCLETPGPHGPKGHRGQKGAKGDNGEPGQKGERGRPGDPGIEGPIGQPGIKGEPGLKGEKGEMGAQGKKGVAGIPGRNGTDGQKGKIGRIGAPGCKGDPGDRGPDGHPGDVGERGLPGTDGDKGDPGRPGRPGPPGPSGEPGPKGERGSPGSPGIPGQKGNPGTPGGPGRIGEPGRRGDYGPKGAQGPDGTKGEKGEMGPEGPRGLSGESGAKGAKGDNGLPGPRGPAGTPGEPGRNGSRGDPGDAGPRGEPGPIGPKGDPGRPGFNYPGPRGPSGERGEKGNPGPRGSRGDCGQKGEPGNKGTPGDPGEPGPMGEPGSRGPRGEIGRDGDPGPEGDPGLTECDVMTYIRETCGCCDCEKRCGALDIVFVIDSSESVGLTNFTLEKNFVINTINRLGSLAKDPQSETGTRVGVVQYSHSGTFQAIRLDDPKIDSLSAFKDAVKRLEWIAGGTWTPSALKYAYDNLIRDSRRAKANVTVVVITDGRFDPRDDDSLLTVLCSDASVDVSAIGIGDMFDQIEENESLKSIACQRDNRVLGMRRFADLVAEEFIDKIETVLCPEPIIVCPDLPCKSEPAVASCVQRPVDVVFMLDGSERMGLENHRRAKEFIENVARRLTLAKDSKDVRNARLALLQYGSSTEQRVEFPLTHNLTVISDSLAAMTYMDSSSALGSALINAINIVGLPKREERRTDNSRKAEVSFVFITDGITSSDQLDEGITAMRRAEGVPTVIALGSDTDEEVLRKVALGDMSAIFRGDNYAMLNKPSFFERFIRWIC